A window of the Streptomyces sp. NBC_00454 genome harbors these coding sequences:
- a CDS encoding ATP-grasp domain-containing protein has translation MTAADTAADTSPALAAAPRPRRIAVVGGRPAPVHGARELGIDVVLVHTEGQFDRAEAEEHCSTVLTGDITDAGELLALLQPLHEEQPFERILTTTELAAVSVGELNEKLGLPGTPPEVSRIIQDKSLTRQALDRHGLSPVRHRMIRDTEDAVAFLAEVGGPIVMKPGKGAGSLHINMVDDAGAAARAFREITEFGYGGVLAEEYLEGPVVSVEGFSHQGRHIVLGICEYRVNEHFVEWECSVSSDLAAPFLPELHRLNADILDAVGLTDGPSHSEYVLTPAGPRLLETHNRLSGSGIPEMVRRSTGWDPARLFMTVPLGIDELPETAPEPLRGAAIRFLEAPAAGVLTGIEGLEEFAARGIPVRRLAPGAKAPHMVPFLKGLGEAAEAVVVAKNPGDRVAAMDSLLACDNGYVVATAPTRAEAVARCAELAAAITFRVRPEA, from the coding sequence ATGACCGCCGCCGACACCGCCGCCGACACCTCCCCCGCCCTCGCCGCCGCTCCGCGCCCGCGCCGCATCGCCGTCGTCGGCGGCCGTCCCGCCCCCGTCCACGGGGCCCGGGAGCTCGGCATCGACGTGGTCCTCGTCCACACCGAGGGCCAGTTCGACCGGGCCGAGGCCGAGGAGCACTGCTCCACCGTCCTCACGGGTGACATCACCGACGCCGGGGAACTGCTGGCGCTGCTCCAGCCGTTGCACGAGGAGCAGCCCTTCGAGCGGATCCTCACCACCACCGAGCTGGCGGCCGTGTCGGTGGGCGAGCTCAACGAGAAGCTCGGCCTGCCCGGCACCCCGCCCGAGGTCTCGCGGATCATCCAGGACAAGTCCCTGACCCGTCAGGCCCTGGACCGCCACGGGCTCAGCCCCGTACGCCACCGGATGATCAGAGACACCGAGGACGCGGTCGCCTTCCTGGCCGAGGTCGGCGGCCCGATCGTGATGAAGCCGGGCAAGGGCGCGGGCAGCCTGCACATCAACATGGTCGACGACGCCGGAGCGGCGGCCCGCGCCTTCCGCGAGATCACCGAGTTCGGCTACGGCGGCGTCCTGGCCGAGGAGTATCTGGAGGGGCCGGTCGTCAGTGTCGAGGGGTTCTCGCACCAGGGCCGCCACATCGTCCTCGGCATCTGCGAGTACCGCGTCAACGAGCACTTCGTGGAGTGGGAGTGCAGCGTCTCCAGCGACCTGGCGGCGCCCTTCCTGCCCGAACTGCACCGGCTCAACGCCGACATCCTCGACGCCGTGGGCCTCACCGACGGCCCCTCGCACAGCGAGTACGTGCTCACCCCGGCGGGACCGCGCCTGCTGGAGACCCACAACCGGCTGTCCGGCAGCGGCATCCCCGAGATGGTCCGCCGCTCCACGGGCTGGGACCCGGCGCGGCTGTTCATGACCGTACCGCTGGGCATCGACGAGCTCCCCGAGACGGCGCCCGAGCCGCTGCGGGGCGCGGCCATCCGCTTCCTGGAGGCCCCGGCCGCGGGAGTCCTCACCGGTATCGAGGGCCTGGAGGAGTTCGCCGCCCGGGGCATCCCGGTACGCCGCCTCGCGCCGGGCGCGAAGGCCCCGCACATGGTGCCCTTCCTGAAGGGCCTCGGGGAGGCCGCCGAAGCGGTGGTGGTCGCCAAGAACCCGGGCGACCGGGTGGCCGCCATGGATTCCCTGCTGGCCTGCGACAACGGCTACGTCGTCGCCACGGCCCCGACCCGCGCCGAGGCCGTGGCCCGGTGCGCGGAACTGGCCGCCGCGATCACCTTCCGGGTCCGCCCGGAGGCGTAG
- a CDS encoding universal stress protein, with protein sequence MSLPSSPSSAGAPSEPDAPSLPFLVGFDGSVRSLAAARWAAREAVSAGAALRLLHVGRAWPTIQPISPEFQPVLGASERAAEGVLSALAEELRALHPGLAVETATAEGGPAGELPRAAAHARLLVVGAGGHNHHVPLLGSTALHVAGRSEIPVVLVREPAPAAERGQRGVVVGVDPAGDYEAVLGFGYAWAAAHGLPLRAVHAGPEPSQSLEAAVAKVSAAYPEVATECVSRPGDPAHVLVDESATADLLVVGRRHHRPLHGMGPTDHAVAHYARGPVALIPHG encoded by the coding sequence ATGTCCCTCCCGTCCTCCCCCTCCTCCGCGGGCGCTCCGTCCGAGCCGGACGCGCCGTCCCTCCCCTTCCTCGTCGGATTCGACGGATCCGTACGCAGCCTCGCCGCCGCCCGCTGGGCCGCGCGGGAGGCGGTGTCGGCGGGGGCCGCGCTCCGGCTGCTCCACGTCGGCCGTGCCTGGCCCACCATCCAGCCGATCTCCCCCGAGTTCCAGCCCGTGCTCGGCGCGAGCGAGCGGGCCGCCGAAGGCGTGCTGAGCGCCCTCGCCGAGGAACTGCGCGCCCTGCACCCGGGGCTGGCCGTCGAGACGGCCACCGCCGAGGGAGGACCGGCCGGCGAGCTGCCGCGCGCCGCCGCGCACGCCCGGCTGCTCGTCGTCGGAGCCGGCGGACACAACCACCACGTCCCGCTGCTCGGCTCCACCGCGCTGCACGTCGCCGGGCGCAGCGAGATCCCCGTCGTCCTGGTCCGGGAGCCGGCGCCGGCCGCGGAGCGCGGGCAGCGCGGGGTGGTCGTGGGCGTGGACCCGGCCGGCGACTACGAGGCCGTACTCGGCTTCGGGTACGCCTGGGCGGCCGCGCACGGACTGCCGCTGCGCGCCGTGCACGCGGGCCCGGAGCCCTCGCAGTCGCTCGAGGCCGCGGTGGCCAAGGTCTCCGCGGCGTACCCGGAGGTGGCGACCGAGTGCGTCAGCCGTCCCGGGGACCCCGCGCACGTCCTGGTCGACGAGTCCGCGACGGCCGACCTCCTGGTCGTCGGCCGCCGCCACCACCGCCCCCTGCACGGCATGGGCCCCACGGACCACGCGGTGGCCCACTACGCCCGCGGCCCGGTGGCCCTGATCCCGCACGGCTAG
- a CDS encoding molybdopterin-binding protein, producing the protein MPSYSIGQAAGLLCVSPETVRRWADGGRLPARRSPEGVRSVDGAVLAAFAKERAAGLHPVPETAAATSVRNSFAGIVTAVLLDEVAAQVEIQSGPHHIVSVVTRESVEELGIAVGVTVTARVKSTDVHIDLV; encoded by the coding sequence GTGCCGTCGTACTCCATCGGGCAGGCCGCGGGCCTGCTCTGCGTGAGCCCCGAGACCGTCCGCCGCTGGGCCGACGGGGGGCGGCTTCCCGCGCGCCGCAGCCCCGAAGGGGTCCGCAGCGTCGACGGGGCCGTTCTCGCCGCCTTCGCCAAGGAGCGTGCCGCCGGACTGCATCCGGTTCCGGAGACGGCCGCGGCCACCTCCGTGCGCAACTCCTTCGCCGGGATCGTCACGGCCGTCCTGCTCGACGAGGTCGCGGCCCAGGTGGAGATCCAGTCGGGCCCGCACCACATCGTCTCCGTCGTGACCCGGGAGTCGGTCGAGGAGCTCGGCATCGCGGTCGGGGTGACCGTGACGGCCCGGGTGAAGTCCACGGACGTCCACATCGACCTGGTCTAG
- a CDS encoding TetR family transcriptional regulator — MAWDTERTKKLLLDAAIEEFAAKGPEAARVAAIATRAGVNKERIYQYFGNKEALFGAVLECELSRLADAVPLTGESAADLGDYTARVFDYHRRNPHFLRLLAWEGLHRGEAVAAEDERTGHYARKVAAIGEAQDAGALTGDVPAGHLMYAVIALTAGWFNLPQLVRMVAPETAGAQPGEQREALVGLVRRLAASPSADSGHAQGHTAT; from the coding sequence ATGGCCTGGGACACCGAACGCACCAAGAAGCTCCTGCTCGACGCCGCCATCGAGGAGTTCGCGGCCAAGGGCCCGGAGGCGGCCCGGGTGGCCGCGATCGCCACCCGCGCGGGCGTCAACAAGGAGCGGATCTACCAGTACTTCGGCAACAAGGAGGCGCTCTTCGGCGCCGTCCTCGAATGCGAACTGAGCCGCCTCGCCGACGCCGTCCCGCTCACCGGCGAGTCCGCGGCCGACCTGGGCGACTACACCGCCCGGGTCTTCGACTACCACCGCCGCAACCCGCACTTCCTGCGCCTGCTGGCCTGGGAGGGACTGCACCGCGGCGAGGCCGTGGCCGCCGAGGACGAGCGGACCGGCCACTACGCCCGCAAGGTCGCCGCCATCGGCGAGGCCCAGGACGCCGGGGCGCTCACCGGCGACGTGCCCGCCGGCCACCTCATGTACGCGGTGATCGCCCTGACCGCCGGCTGGTTCAACCTCCCCCAGCTGGTCCGGATGGTGGCCCCCGAGACCGCCGGCGCCCAGCCCGGGGAGCAGCGCGAAGCCCTCGTCGGACTGGTCCGCAGGCTGGCGGCGAGCCCGTCCGCCGACTCCGGACATGCGCAGGGGCATACCGCCACATAA
- a CDS encoding aspartate:alanine exchanger family transporter, giving the protein MVEWLRTEIFRPYPELLIFLTIAAGFLLGRIRYKSIALGAVTGCLVAGLVIGSQAEVEIDGPIKSVFFLMFLFALGYDVGPQFFRALRKDGLPQVVLALIVCVTGLATAWAFATLAGYGPGLSAGLLGGGLTQSSVIGVGSDAISHIPGMSPAAATDQSHLVAVAYAVTYPLGTVLPALLLAGVLPRLLRRDLAAESAVLAADLEASEADPDAGEGYYKHVLRAYAVDVAAFAGRTIGEFEAEQKAHGRRLYITRLRRAGEILDHTPDTRIELGDVLAVSAVRGDLVAYDARTHIGMETDDFELLAYRTESLHVVITNRNNSGRTIRTLRHEDFMPGVFVEEHWRAGTDLRVRLDSTVERGDTLVLTGPHRLVDEAARELGKPVPTSFATDMVWIALGLFLGGCLGIPALHAAGAPLSLSTSTGALLMGLVFGWIRAKYPTYGNLPSAAQWLMGTLGLCVFVTIVGLNAGPSFVPGLREAGWPLLLWGAVVTTVPLLTGFAYGHFVQRLPLPILLGALAGAQTTTAALGALTERARSQIPALGTTVPYALGNVLLTMWGSVIVLLRR; this is encoded by the coding sequence ATGGTGGAGTGGCTCAGGACCGAGATCTTCCGCCCCTACCCCGAGCTGCTGATCTTCCTGACCATCGCCGCCGGCTTCCTCCTCGGCCGGATCCGGTACAAGTCCATCGCCCTGGGCGCCGTCACCGGCTGCCTCGTCGCGGGCCTGGTCATCGGCTCCCAGGCCGAGGTGGAGATCGACGGCCCGATCAAATCCGTCTTCTTCCTGATGTTCCTCTTCGCCCTCGGCTACGACGTCGGCCCGCAGTTCTTCCGCGCCCTGCGCAAGGACGGCCTCCCCCAAGTGGTCCTGGCCCTCATCGTCTGCGTCACCGGCCTCGCCACCGCCTGGGCCTTCGCCACCCTCGCCGGCTACGGTCCGGGCCTCTCCGCCGGTCTGCTCGGGGGCGGCCTCACCCAGTCCTCCGTCATCGGCGTCGGCTCCGACGCCATCTCCCACATCCCCGGCATGAGCCCCGCCGCGGCCACCGACCAGTCCCACCTGGTCGCCGTCGCCTACGCGGTCACGTACCCCCTCGGTACGGTCCTGCCCGCCCTGCTCCTCGCCGGGGTGCTGCCCCGCCTGCTGCGCAGGGACCTCGCGGCCGAAAGCGCCGTACTCGCCGCCGACCTGGAGGCCTCGGAGGCGGACCCGGACGCCGGGGAGGGCTACTACAAGCACGTGCTGCGCGCCTACGCCGTGGACGTGGCGGCCTTCGCGGGCCGCACCATCGGCGAGTTCGAAGCGGAGCAGAAGGCCCACGGCCGCCGGCTCTACATCACCCGACTGCGCCGGGCCGGCGAGATCCTCGACCACACCCCGGACACCCGGATCGAGCTGGGCGACGTCCTGGCCGTCAGCGCGGTCCGGGGCGACCTCGTCGCGTACGACGCGCGCACGCACATCGGCATGGAGACGGACGACTTCGAGCTCCTCGCCTACCGCACCGAATCCCTGCACGTGGTCATCACGAACCGCAACAACAGCGGCCGCACGATCCGCACCCTGCGCCACGAGGACTTCATGCCCGGGGTCTTCGTCGAGGAACACTGGCGGGCCGGTACGGACCTGCGCGTGCGGCTCGACAGCACCGTGGAACGCGGGGACACCCTGGTCCTCACCGGGCCGCACCGACTGGTGGACGAGGCCGCGCGGGAACTGGGCAAGCCGGTCCCGACCAGCTTCGCCACCGACATGGTGTGGATCGCCCTCGGCCTCTTCCTCGGCGGCTGCCTGGGCATCCCCGCCCTGCACGCGGCCGGCGCCCCGCTCTCGCTGTCCACCTCCACCGGGGCGCTGCTGATGGGCCTGGTCTTCGGCTGGATCCGGGCGAAGTACCCCACCTACGGGAACCTGCCGTCGGCGGCGCAGTGGCTGATGGGCACGCTCGGCCTGTGCGTGTTCGTCACCATCGTCGGCCTCAACGCGGGCCCCAGCTTCGTCCCCGGCCTGCGCGAGGCGGGCTGGCCGCTGCTGCTCTGGGGCGCGGTCGTGACCACGGTCCCCCTCCTGACCGGCTTCGCCTACGGCCACTTCGTGCAGCGCCTCCCCCTCCCGATCCTCCTCGGCGCCCTGGCCGGCGCCCAGACCACGACGGCCGCCCTCGGCGCCCTGACGGAGCGCGCCCGCAGCCAGATCCCGGCCCTGGGCACGACGGTCCCGTACGCCCTGGGCAACGTCCTGCTGACGATGTGGGGCTCGGTGATCGTCCTGCTGAGGCGGTGA